One genomic segment of Acanthochromis polyacanthus isolate Apoly-LR-REF ecotype Palm Island chromosome 9, KAUST_Apoly_ChrSc, whole genome shotgun sequence includes these proteins:
- the si:ch211-106k21.5 gene encoding SLIT and NTRK-like protein 5, with product MLVRWILLLVSIPLVTTGLAAGCVCPAATVWSQFPSEVPADVCCLNFSGSAFSRVLWSVFTNETSVETLDLSNCNISSIDRNDKVTSSLKKVLLGQNRLTELPREFLANQPGLVEVDLSWNLLEELPEGFLQDSEGLQKLNLQGNQLRFLPGSILQKPRLQRLELDGNCWDCSCLLLGGLEAGEKANRTTRLQDLVENLTCSSPRHLAGRTVWSVRLSDVCRPAGLTALFIILPLLILSALLLCWCCGRKRKKKEAPVFNISKKSTPSSSCNGQKHPRNKQQPSVTEPSKDKEGILKNQLLLRPASTLLGSTRDIYEEVEIKLGSVESLPGVSSRCSSSQEPDGASKTELDTVSVTEVMKDSADREKAYMTQSTEYYSLVPGIELEDSDHGDYENVDLS from the coding sequence ATGCTCGTCCGGTGGATTCTCCTGCTGGTTTCCATTCCTCTGGTGACGACTGGACTTGCTGCTGGATGTGTTTGTCCAGCTGCCACCGTTTGGTCCCAGTTTCCCTCGGAGGTTCCAGCTGATGTCTGTTGCCTGAACTTCTCCGGCTCTGCCTTCAGTCGTGTGCTCTGGTCTGTGTTTACCAATGAAACCAGCGTGGAGACTCTGGACCTCTCCAACTGTAACATCAGCTCCATTGACAGGAACGACAAAGTGACGTCCTCACTGAAGAAAGTTTTATTGGGTCAGAATAGACTAACTGAGCTGCCCAGAGAGTTTCTGGCCAATCAGCCCGGCCTGGTGGAGGTGGATCTGAGCTGGAATCTGCTGGAGGAGCTTCCTGAAGGCTTCCTTCAGGACTCTGAAGGCCTCCAGAAGTTGAACCTGCAGGGGAACCAGCTGCGCTTCCTCCCTGGTTCTATCCTGCAGAAGCCCAGACTTCAGAGGCTGGAGCTAGATGGGAACTGCTGGGATTGTTCCTGTTTGCTACTGGGAGGCCTGGAGGCAGGTGAGAAGGCCAACAGGACCACCCGGCTGCAGGATCTGGTGGAGAACCTGACCTGCTCCTCTCCCAGACACCTGGCCGGCAGGACCGTGTGGTCAGTGAGGCTCAGCGACGTTTGCCGCCCGGCCGGCCTCACAGCGCTCTTCATCATCCTccccctcctcatcctctccgCCTTGCTGCTCTGCTGGTGCTGTGGGAGGAAGCGGAAGAAGAAAGAAGCTCCTGTGTTCAACATCTCTAAGAAAAGCACTCCCAGCTCCAGCTGCAACGGACAGAAACATCCCCGCAACAAGCAGCAGCCGTCGGTTACTGAACCGAGCAAAGACAAAGAGGGAATCCTGAAGAACCAGCTGCTGCTCCGTCCGGCCTCCACCCTGCTGGGCAGCACCAGGGACATCTATGAAGAagtggagatcaaactgggatCAGTGGAGTCTCTTCCCGGAGTCTCCTCACGCTGTTCCAGCTCCCAGGAGCCTGATGGAGCCAGTAAGACGGAGCTGGACACCGTCAGTGTGACGGAAGTGATGAAAGACtcagcagacagagagaaagctTACATGACTCAGTCCACCGAGTACTACAGCCTGGTACCGGGGATCGAACTGGAGGACTCGGACCACGGAGACTACGAGAACGTCGACCTCTCATGA